Proteins from a genomic interval of Streptomyces sp. Tu6071:
- a CDS encoding endonuclease/exonuclease/phosphatase family protein: MSTAAPQGLPASRTEEDGSAVVRVLSYNIRSMRDDTAALGRVIRACDPDLVLIQEAPRFFRWRKALSRLARSAGLVTLAGGATAAGPALLCSLRATVERTEDVLLPLTPGLHRRGFSTAVVRFGAARLGVVSCHLSLAKDERLAQARLLTERAERLGAPHVLVGGDLNEGPEGKAFRHVAGRLRDAWAVRPWGGEFTSTAENPYQRIDAMFVSEGVEVLGCGVPTLEDADVRAASDHMPVLAVLRLPAEG; encoded by the coding sequence ATGAGCACCGCCGCGCCCCAGGGCCTGCCCGCGTCCCGTACCGAGGAGGACGGCTCGGCCGTCGTACGGGTCCTCAGCTACAACATCCGCTCGATGCGCGACGACACCGCCGCGCTCGGCCGTGTCATCCGCGCCTGCGATCCCGACCTCGTCCTGATCCAGGAGGCCCCGCGCTTCTTCCGCTGGCGCAAGGCCCTCTCCCGCCTCGCCCGTTCCGCCGGGCTCGTCACCCTCGCCGGCGGCGCGACCGCCGCCGGGCCCGCGCTGCTCTGCTCGCTGCGCGCGACCGTCGAGCGCACCGAGGACGTCCTGCTGCCGCTCACCCCCGGGCTGCACCGGCGCGGGTTCTCGACGGCCGTCGTGCGGTTCGGCGCCGCGCGCCTCGGCGTCGTGAGCTGCCACCTGAGTCTGGCGAAGGACGAACGGCTCGCGCAGGCCCGGCTGTTGACGGAACGGGCGGAGCGGCTGGGAGCCCCGCACGTCCTCGTCGGGGGCGACCTCAACGAGGGGCCCGAGGGGAAAGCCTTCCGGCACGTGGCGGGGCGGCTGCGCGACGCGTGGGCGGTACGGCCCTGGGGCGGGGAGTTCACCTCCACCGCCGAGAACCCGTACCAGCGCATCGACGCGATGTTCGTGAGCGAGGGCGTCGAGGTGCTGGGGTGCGGGGTGCCGACGCTGGAGGACGCCGACGTGCGGGCCGCTTCCGACCACATGCCGGTGCTGGCCGTGCTGCGGCTGCCCGCCGAGGGGTAG
- a CDS encoding glycosyltransferase 87 family protein — MSGRTGRATWTRTGGALAVWAATRTLLLLWVLRVIVPPGLDVTYDVSGLYVKWAKVLSGGVFPEHDVTWQYPPGAALAVLAPKLLPFLSYATAFYVLALVCDALVTALLLYAATRPGRRFAGVWVWVVGVALLGPVVFARYDVMVTALSVAALLAGTRRARAFGALAALGAVVKVWPVLLLVGTPRGEGTRRSWTSAAVTGLVLLAGFGLLMPGSLSFLTAQRDRGTEVESLGALVFHFARHFGWDGRVAFHYGSMEFLGTGVPLVSALAQVLSVLALCWLVLWRMRARVWSEATFADAAFTALLLFTTTSRVISPQYMVWLLGLGAVCLLYRGGRMTLPVVLTVIASFVTWLEFPVYFGDVIGSTPFGIGLLVARNGLLVAATVLACRALWRETVRAVPRGGSAESERMPGWATTDA, encoded by the coding sequence GTGAGCGGACGGACTGGGCGGGCGACGTGGACGCGGACAGGGGGCGCGCTCGCGGTGTGGGCGGCGACACGGACGCTGCTCCTGCTCTGGGTGCTCAGGGTGATCGTGCCCCCCGGTCTCGACGTGACGTACGACGTCTCGGGCTTGTACGTGAAATGGGCGAAAGTACTGTCGGGCGGCGTCTTCCCCGAGCACGACGTGACGTGGCAGTACCCGCCGGGCGCGGCCCTCGCGGTCCTCGCGCCGAAGCTGCTGCCCTTCCTGTCGTACGCGACGGCGTTCTACGTCCTCGCGCTGGTGTGCGACGCGCTCGTCACGGCGCTGCTGCTGTACGCGGCGACGCGGCCGGGGCGCCGCTTCGCCGGGGTGTGGGTGTGGGTCGTGGGGGTGGCGCTGCTCGGGCCGGTGGTCTTCGCCCGCTACGACGTGATGGTCACGGCGCTCTCCGTCGCGGCGCTGCTCGCGGGGACGCGCCGGGCGCGCGCTTTCGGGGCGCTCGCGGCGCTCGGCGCCGTCGTCAAGGTGTGGCCGGTGCTGCTGCTCGTCGGGACGCCGCGCGGGGAGGGGACGCGCCGCTCGTGGACGAGCGCGGCGGTCACGGGACTCGTGCTGCTCGCCGGCTTCGGGCTCCTGATGCCGGGCAGCCTCTCCTTCCTGACCGCGCAGCGCGACCGGGGTACGGAGGTCGAGTCGCTGGGCGCGCTCGTGTTCCACTTCGCGCGGCACTTCGGCTGGGACGGGCGCGTCGCGTTCCACTACGGCTCGATGGAGTTCCTGGGCACGGGCGTGCCGCTCGTCTCGGCGCTCGCGCAGGTGCTCAGTGTGCTCGCGCTCTGCTGGCTCGTGCTGTGGCGGATGCGGGCGCGGGTGTGGAGCGAGGCGACGTTCGCGGACGCGGCGTTCACCGCGCTGCTGCTCTTCACGACGACGAGCCGGGTCATCAGCCCGCAGTACATGGTGTGGCTCCTCGGCCTCGGCGCGGTGTGCCTGCTGTACCGGGGCGGGCGGATGACGCTCCCCGTGGTCCTCACGGTGATCGCCTCGTTCGTCACGTGGCTGGAGTTCCCCGTGTACTTCGGCGACGTGATCGGCTCGACGCCGTTCGGCATCGGGCTGCTCGTCGCCAGGAACGGGCTGCTCGTGGCGGCGACGGTGCTCGCCTGCCGGGCGCTGTGGCGGGAAACGGTACGGGCCGTGCCGCGCGGCGGGAGTGCGGAGAGCGAGCGAATGCCGGGCTGGGCGACGACGGACGCCTAA
- a CDS encoding metallophosphoesterase family protein — protein sequence MTRVHVVSDVHGNARDLAHAGDGADALVCLGDLVMFLDYADHSHGIFPDLFGTEAADRIVELRTARRFTEAHAFGRSLWEALGEEPGPAIERAARGQYARLFAAMPTPTYATFGNVDLPYLWPEYAHAGVTVLDGQRAEIGGRVFGFVGGGLRTPMRTPYERDEEEYAALVEQLGEVDVLCTHIPPDVPELCYDTVARRFERGSGALLAAIRRTRPRYHLFGHVHQPLVRRARIGATECVNVGHFASTGRPWALTW from the coding sequence ATGACGCGGGTTCATGTGGTGAGTGACGTGCACGGCAACGCGCGGGACCTCGCGCACGCCGGAGACGGGGCCGACGCGCTCGTGTGCCTCGGGGATCTCGTCATGTTCCTCGACTACGCCGACCACTCGCACGGCATCTTCCCCGACCTCTTCGGCACCGAGGCCGCCGACAGGATCGTGGAACTGCGCACCGCGCGCCGCTTCACCGAGGCGCACGCCTTCGGCCGCTCCCTGTGGGAGGCGCTCGGCGAGGAGCCGGGCCCCGCCATCGAGCGCGCCGCCCGCGGCCAGTACGCGCGCCTGTTCGCCGCGATGCCCACCCCCACGTACGCGACCTTCGGCAACGTCGACCTCCCCTACCTGTGGCCCGAGTACGCGCACGCGGGCGTCACCGTTCTCGACGGGCAGCGCGCCGAGATCGGCGGTCGCGTCTTCGGCTTCGTCGGCGGCGGCCTGCGCACCCCGATGCGCACCCCCTACGAGCGCGACGAGGAGGAGTACGCGGCCCTCGTCGAGCAACTCGGCGAGGTCGACGTGCTGTGCACCCACATTCCGCCCGACGTGCCCGAACTCTGCTACGACACCGTCGCGCGCCGCTTCGAGCGCGGCAGCGGCGCCCTGCTCGCCGCGATCCGCCGCACCCGCCCCCGCTACCACCTCTTCGGCCACGTCCACCAGCCCCTCGTGCGCCGCGCGCGGATCGGCGCCACCGAGTGCGTGAACGTCGGCCACTTCGCGTCGACGGGCCGTCCCTGGGCCCTCACGTGGTGA
- a CDS encoding DUF5304 family protein, translating into MSEAPPSQPPEDAADDAWSEACAEDLAAERARRAREGRTETGSAAEELLRLADTLAEKLTGLTSRAAGPLQGEAVRQAVGQARSFVEPVLARNPEVLDHLAAAGSELLAAYRSAVTGQEARWTREKPSQGPADDPRGKRPPEEGDGGRGERIDLD; encoded by the coding sequence ATGAGCGAAGCCCCACCGTCCCAGCCGCCCGAGGACGCCGCGGACGACGCCTGGTCCGAGGCGTGCGCCGAGGACCTCGCCGCCGAGCGCGCGCGCCGTGCCCGCGAGGGACGGACCGAGACCGGTTCCGCCGCCGAGGAACTGCTGCGCCTCGCCGACACCCTCGCCGAGAAACTGACCGGCCTCACCTCCCGCGCCGCCGGCCCCCTCCAGGGCGAGGCCGTGCGCCAGGCCGTCGGCCAGGCCCGCTCCTTCGTCGAGCCCGTCCTGGCCCGCAACCCCGAGGTGCTCGACCACCTCGCCGCGGCCGGCTCCGAACTCCTCGCCGCCTACCGCTCCGCCGTCACCGGCCAGGAGGCCCGCTGGACGCGCGAGAAGCCCTCCCAGGGCCCCGCGGACGATCCCCGGGGCAAGCGCCCGCCCGAGGAGGGCGACGGCGGCCGGGGGGAGCGCATCGATCTCGACTGA
- a CDS encoding ROK family glucokinase, which translates to MGLTIGVDIGGTKIAAGVVDEEGTILSTFTVPTPPTAEAIVDAISSAVAGASKGHEIEAVGIGAAGYVDDKRATVLFAPNIDWRHEPLKDKVEKRVGLPVVVENDANAAAWGEYRFGAGQGHEDVICITLGTGLGGGIIIGNKLRRGRFGVAAEFGHIRVVPDGLLCGCGSQGCWEQYASGRALVRYAKQRANATPENAEVLLGFGDGTPDGIEGKHISQAARQGDPVAVDSFRELARWAGAGLADLASLFDPSAFIVGGGVSDEGDLVLDPIRRSFRRWLIGGAWRPHAQVLAAQLGNKAGLVGAADLARQG; encoded by the coding sequence ATGGGACTCACCATCGGCGTCGACATCGGCGGTACCAAGATCGCGGCAGGAGTGGTGGACGAGGAGGGCACGATCCTCTCCACGTTCACCGTGCCCACGCCGCCCACCGCCGAGGCCATCGTCGACGCGATCTCCAGCGCGGTCGCCGGGGCCAGCAAGGGGCACGAGATCGAGGCCGTGGGCATCGGCGCGGCCGGATACGTGGACGACAAACGGGCCACCGTCCTCTTCGCACCCAATATCGACTGGCGGCACGAGCCGCTCAAGGACAAGGTCGAGAAGCGCGTCGGCCTCCCCGTCGTCGTCGAGAACGACGCCAACGCCGCCGCCTGGGGCGAGTACCGCTTCGGCGCGGGCCAGGGGCACGAGGACGTCATCTGCATCACCCTCGGCACCGGCCTCGGCGGCGGCATCATCATCGGCAACAAGCTGCGCCGCGGACGCTTCGGCGTCGCCGCCGAGTTCGGCCACATCCGGGTCGTCCCCGACGGCCTCCTGTGCGGCTGCGGCAGCCAGGGCTGCTGGGAGCAGTACGCCTCCGGGCGCGCCCTCGTCCGCTACGCCAAGCAGCGCGCCAACGCGACCCCGGAGAACGCCGAGGTCCTGCTCGGCTTCGGCGACGGCACACCGGACGGCATCGAGGGCAAGCACATCAGCCAGGCCGCCCGCCAGGGCGACCCGGTCGCCGTCGACTCCTTCCGCGAACTGGCCCGCTGGGCCGGGGCCGGGCTCGCCGACCTCGCCTCGCTCTTCGACCCCTCCGCCTTCATCGTCGGCGGCGGCGTCTCGGACGAGGGCGACCTCGTCCTCGACCCGATCCGCCGCTCCTTCCGGCGCTGGCTCATCGGCGGCGCCTGGCGCCCGCACGCCCAGGTCCTCGCCGCCCAGCTCGGCAACAAGGCAGGACTCGTCGGCGCCGCCGACCTGGCCCGCCAGGGCTGA
- a CDS encoding SRPBCC family protein yields the protein MAEHTSSSITIEAAPAAVMGVIADFARYPDWTGEVKEADVLASDAQGRAEQVRLVMDAGAIKDDQTLAYTWVGPDEVTWTLVKSQMLRSLDGSYRLRAKDEATEVTYQLTVDVKIPMLGMIKRKAEKVIIDRALAGLKKRVESGTAPGTEG from the coding sequence ATGGCCGAACACACCAGCTCAAGCATCACCATCGAGGCCGCCCCGGCCGCGGTCATGGGTGTGATCGCCGACTTCGCCCGCTACCCCGACTGGACCGGCGAGGTCAAGGAGGCCGACGTCCTCGCGAGCGACGCCCAGGGGCGCGCCGAGCAGGTCCGCCTCGTCATGGACGCGGGCGCCATCAAGGACGACCAGACCCTCGCCTACACGTGGGTCGGCCCCGACGAGGTCACCTGGACCCTCGTCAAGTCCCAGATGCTGCGCTCCCTCGACGGCTCCTACCGGCTCCGCGCCAAGGACGAGGCGACCGAGGTGACCTACCAGCTCACCGTGGACGTCAAGATCCCCATGCTCGGCATGATCAAGCGCAAGGCCGAGAAGGTCATCATCGACCGCGCCCTCGCCGGGCTGAAGAAGCGCGTCGAGTCCGGCACGGCGCCCGGCACCGAGGGCTGA
- a CDS encoding lysophospholipid acyltransferase family protein, translating into MIYNAMKHSLGASLKVAFRPWVEGMENVPDEGPAILASNHLSFSDSFFLPAVLERRVTFIAKAEYFTTPGVKGRLTAAFFKGVGQLPVDRSGGRGAGEAAIKSGIDVLARGELFGIYPEGTRSPDGRLYRGKPGGLARVALGSGAPVIPVAMIDTEKIQPPGKAVPKLMRPGIRIGKPLDFSRYEGMEGDRFILRALTDEVMYEIMKLSGQEYVDIYATAAKRQLAEAAKAEAAKNGRAKAA; encoded by the coding sequence GTGATCTACAACGCGATGAAGCACTCCCTGGGTGCCTCGCTCAAGGTGGCGTTCCGGCCGTGGGTCGAGGGCATGGAGAACGTCCCCGACGAAGGCCCCGCGATCCTCGCGAGCAACCACCTCTCCTTCTCCGACTCCTTCTTCCTCCCCGCCGTCCTGGAACGCCGGGTGACCTTCATCGCGAAGGCCGAGTACTTCACCACCCCCGGGGTCAAGGGCAGGCTGACGGCCGCCTTCTTCAAGGGCGTCGGGCAGCTCCCCGTGGACCGCTCGGGCGGGCGCGGCGCGGGCGAGGCCGCGATCAAGAGCGGCATCGACGTCCTCGCGCGCGGCGAACTCTTCGGGATCTACCCGGAGGGCACCCGTTCCCCCGACGGCCGCCTCTACCGGGGCAAGCCGGGCGGTCTCGCCCGCGTCGCGCTCGGCAGCGGCGCTCCCGTCATCCCCGTCGCCATGATCGACACCGAGAAGATCCAGCCCCCCGGCAAGGCCGTCCCCAAGCTCATGCGGCCCGGCATCCGCATCGGCAAGCCCCTCGACTTCAGCCGCTACGAGGGCATGGAGGGCGACCGGTTCATCCTCCGCGCCCTCACCGACGAGGTCATGTACGAGATCATGAAGCTCTCGGGCCAGGAGTACGTCGACATCTACGCCACCGCCGCCAAACGCCAACTCGCGGAGGCCGCCAAGGCGGAGGCCGCGAAGAACGGCAGGGCGAAGGCGGCCTGA
- a CDS encoding AMP-dependent synthetase/ligase gives MREFSLPALYEVPAGGNLADIVRRNAARHPDVAVLGRKVDGVWRDVTGTAFLAEVTAVAKGLVASGVGPGDRVGLMSRTRYEWTLVDFAIWMAGAVTVPVYETSSEEQVRWILGDSGAVACLVETGEHARSVEAVRGGLSGLEQVWRLDEDAIGALTAAGADVPDSTLDERAAAVGADDPATIVYTSGTTGRPKGCVLTHRNFFAECGNVVERLKPLFRTGECSVLLFLPVAHVFGRLVEVAALMAPIKLGHAPDIKHLTEELSAFRPTMVLGVPRVFEKVYNAARAQARAGGKGRVFDRAADTAIAYSRALDTPQGASLGLRLRHKLFDKLVYAKLRAVLGGRGEYAISGGAPLGERLGHFFRGIGFTVLEGYGLTESCAATAFNPWDRQKIGTVGQPLPGSVVRIADDGEVLLHGEHLFTRYWNNEEATAEALADGWFHTGDLGTLDADGYLAITGRKKEIIVTAGGKNVAPAVIEDRIRGNALVAECMVVGDGRPFVGALLTLDEEFLAHWAKDHGRPAASVAALREDPALLAALQEAVDEGNLAVSKAESVRKFRVLDTQFTEESGHLTPSLKLKRSVVTKDYAEEIEALYRK, from the coding sequence TTGCGCGAGTTCAGCCTTCCGGCCCTGTACGAGGTCCCCGCGGGCGGCAACCTGGCCGACATCGTCCGCCGCAACGCCGCGCGCCACCCGGACGTCGCGGTGCTCGGCCGGAAGGTCGACGGGGTGTGGCGCGACGTGACGGGGACGGCGTTCCTCGCCGAGGTCACCGCGGTGGCGAAGGGGCTCGTCGCCTCGGGCGTGGGCCCGGGGGACCGCGTCGGGCTCATGTCCCGCACCCGCTACGAGTGGACCCTCGTCGACTTCGCGATCTGGATGGCCGGAGCGGTCACCGTGCCCGTCTACGAGACCAGCTCCGAGGAGCAGGTGCGGTGGATTCTCGGCGACTCGGGCGCGGTCGCGTGCCTCGTGGAGACCGGGGAGCACGCGCGGTCGGTGGAGGCGGTGCGGGGCGGGCTCTCCGGGCTGGAGCAGGTGTGGCGGCTCGACGAGGACGCGATCGGCGCGCTGACGGCGGCGGGCGCGGACGTACCGGACAGCACCCTGGACGAGCGGGCCGCGGCGGTCGGCGCGGACGACCCGGCGACGATCGTCTACACCTCGGGCACGACGGGCCGCCCCAAGGGCTGCGTCCTCACGCACCGCAACTTCTTCGCCGAGTGCGGCAACGTCGTGGAGCGCCTCAAACCGCTCTTCCGCACCGGCGAGTGCTCCGTCCTGCTCTTCCTGCCCGTCGCGCACGTCTTCGGGCGGCTCGTGGAGGTCGCGGCGCTCATGGCGCCGATCAAGCTCGGCCACGCGCCCGACATCAAGCACCTCACCGAGGAACTGAGCGCCTTCCGGCCGACGATGGTGCTCGGCGTCCCGCGCGTCTTCGAGAAGGTCTACAACGCGGCGCGCGCGCAGGCGCGGGCGGGCGGCAAGGGCCGCGTCTTCGACCGCGCGGCCGATACGGCGATCGCGTACAGCCGCGCCCTGGACACGCCGCAGGGGGCCTCGCTCGGGCTGCGCCTGCGCCACAAGCTCTTCGACAAGCTCGTCTACGCGAAGCTCCGCGCCGTGCTCGGCGGGCGCGGCGAGTACGCGATCTCGGGCGGCGCCCCGCTCGGCGAGCGGCTCGGGCACTTCTTCCGCGGCATCGGCTTCACGGTCCTGGAGGGGTACGGACTCACCGAGTCCTGCGCCGCGACGGCCTTCAACCCCTGGGACCGGCAGAAGATCGGCACGGTGGGGCAGCCGCTGCCCGGCTCGGTGGTGCGGATCGCCGACGACGGCGAGGTCCTGCTGCACGGCGAGCACCTGTTCACGCGGTACTGGAACAACGAGGAGGCGACGGCGGAGGCGCTCGCGGACGGCTGGTTCCACACCGGCGACCTCGGGACGCTCGACGCGGACGGCTACCTCGCGATCACGGGCCGCAAGAAGGAGATCATCGTGACGGCGGGCGGCAAGAACGTCGCGCCCGCCGTCATCGAGGACCGCATCCGGGGCAACGCGCTCGTCGCCGAGTGCATGGTCGTCGGCGACGGCCGCCCCTTCGTCGGCGCGCTCCTCACGCTCGACGAGGAGTTCCTCGCCCACTGGGCGAAGGACCACGGCAGGCCGGCCGCGTCGGTCGCGGCGCTCCGCGAGGACCCCGCCCTGCTCGCCGCGCTCCAGGAGGCCGTGGACGAGGGCAACCTCGCGGTCTCGAAGGCCGAGTCGGTGCGCAAGTTCCGCGTCCTGGACACGCAGTTCACCGAGGAGTCCGGCCACCTGACCCCCTCGCTCAAGCTCAAGCGCTCGGTCGTCACGAAGGACTACGCGGAGGAGATCGAGGCGCTGTACCGGAAGTGA
- a CDS encoding alpha/beta hydrolase encodes MPVIAGAEPYRHEGGATGVLLCHGFTGSPQSLRPWAAYLAARGLSVSLPLLPGHGTRWQDLQVTGWEDWYAEVDRAFAELHERCATVVVAGLSMGGALALRLAERHGDAVAGLVLVNPALKVHGLAAHALPVARHLLPSTKGIVSDIAKEGVEETGYPRVPLHAAHSLRRFFRIVDRDLPRVERPLLLLHSATDHVVPPADSARVLARVSSADTTEVVLEHSHHVATLDHDADRIFAESESFVARIAPEYAHVGLVGQEGTASGG; translated from the coding sequence GTGCCGGTCATCGCCGGAGCCGAGCCCTACCGCCACGAGGGCGGTGCCACCGGAGTCCTGTTGTGCCACGGTTTCACGGGGAGCCCGCAGTCGCTGCGGCCGTGGGCCGCGTACCTGGCGGCGCGCGGGCTGAGCGTGTCGCTGCCGCTGCTGCCCGGCCACGGCACCCGCTGGCAGGACCTCCAGGTCACCGGCTGGGAGGACTGGTACGCGGAGGTGGACCGGGCCTTCGCGGAGTTGCACGAGCGGTGCGCGACGGTGGTCGTGGCGGGGCTCTCGATGGGCGGGGCGCTCGCGCTGCGGCTCGCGGAGCGGCACGGCGACGCGGTCGCGGGCCTCGTCCTGGTGAACCCGGCGCTCAAGGTGCACGGTCTCGCGGCGCACGCGCTGCCCGTGGCCCGGCACCTGCTGCCCTCGACGAAGGGGATTGTCAGCGACATCGCGAAGGAGGGCGTCGAGGAGACCGGTTACCCACGCGTCCCGCTGCACGCCGCGCACTCGCTGCGGCGCTTCTTCCGGATCGTGGACCGCGACCTGCCGCGCGTGGAACGGCCGCTGCTCCTCCTGCACAGCGCGACCGACCACGTCGTGCCGCCGGCCGACTCGGCGCGCGTGCTCGCGCGGGTCTCCTCGGCGGACACCACCGAAGTGGTGCTGGAACACAGTCACCATGTCGCGACGTTGGACCACGACGCGGACCGGATCTTCGCGGAGAGCGAGTCCTTCGTGGCCCGGATCGCCCCCGAGTACGCCCATGTCGGCCTTGTCGGCCAGGAAGGGACGGCCAGCGGTGGCTGA
- a CDS encoding ArsA family ATPase, whose translation MRTVLVTGPGGAGRTTLAAATALAAARAGTPTLLLTPGPAPLGTAPVPGLRVVVADPAAAFRDGVGGLQDRAGALLGLLGAAPLEDGELAPPPGLAPYALLGALHRHASDAYDLLVVDLPAGTEGLGLLAAPALLRRYLDRLLPRQRQAARALRPVLGRLAGVPLPGEEWYEAAARAEAALAASEALLTGPGTSLLPVVEPGRAGTEALRLTRVAASLHGVALDRPLANRVLPEGAFGAAAQRAALGTCGDVREIPHLGAEPAGPADLEALGAPPPGEPVPAPQWTLHDLRAETGLIEWHVPLPGADRAELDLYRFEDELAVTAGPFRRTRPLPSALRRCDVTGAALREDALRVRFRPTPGLWPRG comes from the coding sequence GTGCGCACCGTCCTCGTCACCGGACCCGGCGGGGCCGGACGCACCACGCTCGCCGCCGCCACCGCGCTTGCCGCGGCCCGCGCCGGGACCCCCACCCTCCTCCTCACCCCGGGCCCGGCGCCCCTCGGCACCGCCCCCGTCCCCGGCCTGCGCGTCGTCGTCGCCGACCCCGCCGCCGCGTTCCGCGACGGCGTCGGCGGCCTCCAGGACCGCGCGGGCGCCCTCCTCGGACTGCTCGGCGCGGCCCCCCTGGAGGACGGCGAACTCGCGCCGCCGCCCGGACTCGCCCCGTACGCCCTCCTCGGCGCGCTCCACCGGCACGCGAGCGACGCGTACGACCTCCTCGTCGTGGACCTCCCGGCCGGGACCGAAGGGCTCGGGCTCCTCGCCGCCCCCGCCCTGCTGCGCCGCTACCTCGACCGGCTGCTGCCCCGGCAGCGCCAGGCGGCGCGCGCCCTGCGCCCCGTGCTCGGCAGGCTCGCGGGCGTCCCGCTGCCCGGCGAGGAGTGGTACGAGGCCGCCGCGCGCGCCGAGGCCGCGCTCGCCGCGAGCGAAGCGCTCCTCACCGGGCCCGGCACGAGCCTGCTGCCCGTCGTGGAACCGGGCCGCGCCGGGACGGAGGCGCTGCGCCTGACCCGCGTCGCCGCGAGCCTGCACGGCGTCGCGCTCGACCGCCCGCTCGCCAACCGCGTCCTGCCCGAAGGCGCCTTCGGCGCTGCGGCCCAGCGCGCGGCCCTCGGGACCTGCGGGGACGTGCGCGAGATCCCGCACCTCGGCGCCGAACCGGCCGGGCCCGCCGACCTCGAAGCGCTCGGCGCCCCGCCGCCCGGCGAGCCCGTACCGGCCCCGCAGTGGACCCTGCACGACCTGCGCGCGGAGACCGGCCTCATCGAGTGGCACGTGCCGCTGCCCGGCGCGGACCGCGCGGAACTCGACCTCTACCGCTTCGAGGACGAACTCGCCGTCACGGCGGGCCCCTTCCGCCGCACCCGCCCCCTCCCCTCCGCCCTGCGCCGCTGCGACGTCACGGGAGCGGCCCTGCGCGAGGACGCGCTGCGCGTCAGGTTCCGGCCGACGCCCGGCCTGTGGCCGCGGGGGTAG
- a CDS encoding glycosyltransferase family 4 protein, with product MDRTLIVTNDFPPRSGGIQSFLHNMALRLDPERFVVYASTWKRSREGREATAAFDAEQPFRVYRDQTTMLLPTPRTTARAELLLRRHGATSVWFGAAAPLGLMAPALRAAGATRLVGTTHGHEAGWAQLPGARALLRRIGEGTDTLTYLGAYTRARIARALTPEAAARMVQLPPGVDEKVFHPGSGGPALRAAMGLADRPVVVCVSRLVRRKGQDTLLRAWPAVLRAQPDAVLLIVGDGPYGDDLRRLARETGVADSVRFTGGVPWSELPAHFGAGDVFAMPCRTRRGGLDVEGLGIVYLEASATGLPVVAGDSGGAPDAVKEGETGFVVRGESVPETAERIVALLGDAGLRERMGAAGRAWVEEKWRWDLLAERLRELL from the coding sequence ATGGACAGGACCTTGATCGTCACCAATGACTTCCCGCCACGTTCCGGCGGTATTCAGTCGTTCCTGCACAACATGGCGCTCCGCCTCGATCCCGAGCGCTTCGTCGTCTACGCCTCGACGTGGAAACGGAGCCGGGAGGGCCGCGAGGCCACGGCGGCCTTCGACGCCGAGCAGCCCTTCCGCGTGTACCGCGACCAGACCACGATGCTGCTCCCCACCCCGCGCACCACCGCGCGCGCCGAACTGCTTTTGCGGCGGCACGGGGCGACCTCGGTGTGGTTCGGGGCCGCCGCCCCGCTCGGGCTCATGGCGCCCGCGCTGCGCGCCGCCGGGGCCACGCGGCTCGTCGGCACGACGCACGGGCACGAGGCGGGCTGGGCGCAGCTTCCCGGGGCCCGCGCGCTGCTGCGGCGGATCGGCGAAGGCACCGACACGCTCACGTACCTCGGCGCCTACACGCGGGCGAGGATCGCCCGCGCGCTCACCCCCGAGGCCGCCGCCCGCATGGTCCAACTGCCTCCGGGCGTCGACGAGAAGGTCTTCCACCCCGGCTCGGGAGGGCCCGCGCTGCGCGCCGCGATGGGGCTCGCGGACCGGCCCGTCGTCGTGTGCGTCTCGCGGCTCGTGCGGCGCAAGGGGCAGGACACGCTCCTCCGGGCCTGGCCCGCCGTGCTCCGCGCGCAGCCGGACGCCGTGCTCCTGATCGTCGGGGACGGCCCGTACGGGGACGACCTGCGGCGTCTTGCGCGCGAGACGGGCGTCGCGGACTCCGTACGGTTCACCGGCGGCGTCCCGTGGTCCGAACTGCCCGCGCACTTCGGGGCGGGAGACGTCTTCGCGATGCCGTGTCGCACGCGGCGCGGGGGGCTCGACGTGGAAGGGCTCGGGATCGTGTACCTGGAGGCGTCCGCGACGGGTCTGCCCGTCGTGGCGGGGGACTCCGGGGGTGCGCCGGACGCCGTGAAGGAGGGCGAGACGGGGTTCGTCGTACGGGGCGAGAGCGTCCCGGAGACGGCGGAGCGGATCGTCGCGCTGCTCGGGGACGCGGGGCTGCGGGAGCGGATGGGGGCCGCGGGACGCGCGTGGGTCGAGGAGAAGTGGCGGTGGGACCTGCTCGCGGAGCGGCTGAGGGAACTGCTGTAG